AAATAGTGACGAAACACGATTCTGACCAATGTTTGTGCCCTCAGTCAATCAAAATAACCTAGTGCCTCGAAATGGCTAAAATGCTCATTTCGGTAAGAGAGAACCCACGGAAGCATGCCAACGTTTATTTGTTGGCATGCTTCTTGCTTTTTTATAAAGCGGCAGAACAAACAACGTACAAGAAATCAGAAAAGAGGAGAGAACGAAATATGAGACGAATCATCTTGGCATCTCACGGAAGCCTTGCAGAAGGAATGCACAGCGCAGCAAAAATGATTCTGGGCGATCACCACTGTATCCATGCATATGGACTGGATCGATATGAAACATCGCAGGCGCTTTTGGAAGCAGTACAGAGGGAAGTCACCGATGCAGCCGATGACGAAATTCTGATACTCTGCGATATCAAAGGAGGAAGTGTTCATCGCGAAATGCTCCAGTTGCTGAATGTGAAAGAAGATATAAGAATCATCACCGGTATGAATCTCGGTCTCCTATTGGAACTTTGTGTATCCTCACTGGATATGAACGATCCGAATGGGATAGACCGTATTCTTGAAGCCGGAAAAAACGATATCATTTGCTTCGATAAAGCACTGGTCGCTTCAATGAAAGCAAGAAAGGAGGTGGATTCACTGTGGTAAATCTACTGCGTGTGGACGCACGACTGCTTCATGGTCAGGTGGCGGTTACCTGGATCAGCAATGTAAATGCCTCTTCTATCCTGATTGCAGATGATCAAGTGATGGGAGATGAAATGGCAAAAATCGCACTGAAAATGGCAAAACCGGCAGATATGAAGCTGGCAATCCGTTCCATTGATGGCGCAATCGAATTGCTCAACGACTCAAGGTCAAAGGATATTTCTATTTTTGCAATTGTCCGTACTATTGAGGATGCTCTAAGGCTGGTAAAAAAAACGGACTGCATTCAACGCATCAATATTGGGGGCATTAAAAAAAAGGAGGGCTCCCGGCTAATCGCTCCGGCCGTATATGTGAACGAAGAGGAACTTGTAACATTGAGTGAACTGGTTGATCTGGTAGAGGAAGTAGAGTTTCGAATGGTTCCTTCCGATACGCCAAGGTCTGCTAAGAGTCTTATTAATAAATGAGGAGGAAAAAAATATGTCCATCACGCAAATCTTATTAATTGCTCTGGTTGTTCTGATTTTAGAATGGGTAGAAATTTGGTTCGCCTATCCGATGGTCAACACACCACTGGTTCTTTGTCCTATTATTGGTCTTATTATGGGTGATCTGAATACGGGAATTGTGGCAGGCGCCACACTTCAACTTGTATTTATGGGTGCAATGGGAATCGGCGGTACCTTGCCGGCAGATTCTACCCTTGGCGCTGTTATCGGCACCGCTCTTGCGATTTCAATGGACAGAAGCGTTGAAGTTGTTCTTACCTTTGCGGTTCCCATCGCAGCTCTAGGTTCTTTCCTGACGCTGCTGGTCTATATCGTTCACGGTTTCTTCAATCCAATGGTAGAGCGGTTTTGTGAAAAAGGCAACGCAAGGGGCATTGAATGGCTTCATTTCCTAATTGCGTTTCTCTCAGGTCTGCCAAAAGCAATTGTCACGTTCAGTGCATTGGCCCTTGGCAGCGGCCCTGCCGAAAAGCTGATCTCCATATTGCCTGATTATGTTTCCCATGGTCTCAACTATGCTACCGATCTGATTCCTGCGGTGGGTATTGCACTGCTTTTAAGAATGATGTGGTCCAGAAAGATGGCAGTGTTCTATTTTGCAGGTTTTCTGCTGGCAGCGTATCTCAAAATGCCGATTATGGGAGTTGCCGCTTTCGGTATTATTGTTGCTGTTGTCCTGGCTCTTGAGGAGAGAGGAGCTCGCCTGGAGTCTCCTGCTATAGCGAAAAATGCAGAGGAG
This genomic window from Clostridiales bacterium contains:
- a CDS encoding PTS sugar transporter subunit IIC, whose protein sequence is MSITQILLIALVVLILEWVEIWFAYPMVNTPLVLCPIIGLIMGDLNTGIVAGATLQLVFMGAMGIGGTLPADSTLGAVIGTALAISMDRSVEVVLTFAVPIAALGSFLTLLVYIVHGFFNPMVERFCEKGNARGIEWLHFLIAFLSGLPKAIVTFSALALGSGPAEKLISILPDYVSHGLNYATDLIPAVGIALLLRMMWSRKMAVFYFAGFLLAAYLKMPIMGVAAFGIIVAVVLALEERGARLESPAIAKNAEEELFND
- a CDS encoding PTS sugar transporter subunit IIA, which codes for MAKMLISVRENPRKHANVYLLACFLLFYKAAEQTTYKKSEKRRERNMRRIILASHGSLAEGMHSAAKMILGDHHCIHAYGLDRYETSQALLEAVQREVTDAADDEILILCDIKGGSVHREMLQLLNVKEDIRIITGMNLGLLLELCVSSLDMNDPNGIDRILEAGKNDIICFDKALVASMKARKEVDSLW
- a CDS encoding PTS sugar transporter subunit IIB gives rise to the protein MVNLLRVDARLLHGQVAVTWISNVNASSILIADDQVMGDEMAKIALKMAKPADMKLAIRSIDGAIELLNDSRSKDISIFAIVRTIEDALRLVKKTDCIQRINIGGIKKKEGSRLIAPAVYVNEEELVTLSELVDLVEEVEFRMVPSDTPRSAKSLINK